AGCGGCGGGACCACGCCACCGCCGCCGTCACCGCCGCCCTGCACGTCGACGTCGAGGGTGACCGACAGGTTGGTGTAGTCGCCCATGTGGAGGTTGCGCGCGACCTGGGGGTCCCGCCCGACGACCTCGTCGACGAACGGGTAGGTGAGGAAGACGTTGAACGCCTTGACGAAGGAGTCGCCGGAGTCCGCGAACTTGGTCAGCACCGGGACCAGCTGGCGTACGGACTCGATCGTGGAGTCCTTGGACGCCCGGATCACCCGGACGCCGACGTCGCCGAGGCGGTTGACGGCCTGCAGCATCCGCACCAGGTCGCCACGCTGCCGGTCGATCGTCCGCAGCGCGCTGGGCAGCTCCTCGAGAGCGGCGTCGATGGTCCCGATCTGGTCGCTCACCGAGATCGAGAGCCGGTTGAGACCCTCGATGGCACGGACGATGTCGGCCTTGCCCTCGTCGAGCTGGCCCATCAGCTCCTCGACCTGGCGGAACACCGACTTCGCGCTGTCCTCGCGCCCCTCGAGAGCCAGGTTGAGCTCGCTGGAGATCGTCTTGAGCTGTGCGACGCCACCGCCGTTGAGGAGCAGGCTCAACGCCCCCAGGACCTCCTCGACCTCGGGGTTGCGGCCGGTGTCGGCGAGCTCGATGACGTCGCCGGTCCCGAGCTCACCGCTGGCACCGGTCTGGGGCGGGCTGAGCGAGACGAACTTCTCGCCCAGGAGGCTGGTCTGCCGGATCTCGGCGACGGTGTTGTCGGGCAGGTCGGTGTCGCGCGGCAGCTCCATGGTGACCACGGCGGTCTCGCCGCGCAGCATGATGTCGGTGATCTTGCCGACGCTCACGTCGTTGACCTTGACCGTCGACTGCGGGACCAGGTCGAGCACGTCGACGAACTCCGCGGTGATGGTGATCGGGTCGTCACCGGTGTCGGTGCCGCCCGGCAGCGGCAGCTCGTTGACGCTCAGGCTGCAGCTGCTGAGGACGACGGCACCGGTCACGGTGGCGGCGAGGGCCGAGGCCCAGCGAGGGAAGCCGGTCATCGTCCCACCTCCACGAGTCCGCCGAGGCTCTGGTCGAAGCGGTCCTGCCAGGCGGGGTTCGGGCCCTGTCCGAGGGGTACGCGGCTCGGCTCGGGCAGTGCCTCCTGGATCAGGTCGCAGGCCTCACCGGAGGTGTCGGCCTGGCTGACGAAGCCGCACAGGAACGTCGCCGGGTCGGCGGCGATCTGCCCGGGCGTCTGCTCGAGGTTGGAGCGGGTGTCGAGCGTGCCCGCCTGCGGGTTGTAGGTCAGGGCCAGGTTGTTGAGGGCGACCGGGGCCGCGGACAGGATCTCGTCGAGCGCGTCGCGTTGCTTGACCAGGACCTTGGAGACCCGGTTGAGGCCCTCGATGTTGCGACCGAGGATCGCGCGGTTGTCACGCACGAAGGTCGAGACCTCCCCCAGCGCGGTCGAGAGGTTGCGCAGCGAGGCCGCCAGCTCCTCCTTCTCGCCCTCCAGCACGGTGGACACGTCGGCGATCGACTGGTTGAAGTCGCGGACGGTCTGGTCGTTCTCGGCGAGGGTGCTGATGAAGCCCTGCAGCGCCCGGGCCGACCCGAAGAACTCCTCCCGGTTGTCGCTCAGCGTCTGGCTGAAGTCGGAGAAGTCGCGGATGGTCTGGTTGAACTGCTCGCCCTCGCCCCCGAAGTTCTCGGCCGTGACCTCGAGCAGGTCCGACAGCGCGCCGTTGCGGTTGGCACCGGTCGGGCCGAGCGCGACGTTGAGCTCGTCGAGGTTCTCGTAGATCTCGTCGAGCTCGAGCGGTACGGCGGTCTGCTCGGTCTGCATGGTGGCGCCGTCGGGGAGCACCTCACCGCCGTCGTAGGCCGGGGTCAGCTGGACGTAGCGGTCGCCGACGATGGACGGCGAGACGATGACGGCCTGCGCGTCCGCGGGCACCTTCACCTCGGGGTCGTAGGAGATGGTCACCACCACGTCGGTGCCGGAGGGGGTCACCGAGTCGACGGTGCCGACGGGCACGCCGAGCACCCGGACGTCACTGCCCTCGTAGAGGGAGATGGTGCGCGGGAAGTGGGCGGTCAGGGTCCGGCGCTCCTCGTTGCCGAACATGACGACGGCAGCGGCGGCGAGCAGCGCCAGGACGACGCCGGGGACGATCAGTCGCTTCACCACGTCCTCACCTCCCCACCTGCGGCACGGGCGGCATGTTCTGGATGTAGGTGTCGAACCACGGGCCGGTGCCCAGCGTGTTGGCGAACACGCGGTAGAACGGCGCCATCAGTCGCAGGCTGTTGTCGATGTTGTCCTCGTTCTTGTTGAGCACCCGGACCACGTTCTCGAGGTGGGTCAGGGCCGGCTTCAGGTCCTCGCGGCTCTGCCGCACCAGGGTCGTCAGCTCCCGCGAGAGCGTCGACGTCGACACCAGCAGGTCGTGGATCGCCTCCCGCCGCCTCACCAGCGCCCGGAAGAGCACGTCGGCGTCCCGCATCAGCGCGATGATGTCCTCGTCGCGCTCGTCGAGCACCGTGGACACCTTCTCGAGGTTCTGCAGGAGCGTGTTGATCTGCTCGTTCTTGTCCGCCACGTTCGCCGAGAGGGCGGAGACGCCGTCGAGGGCGGCCCGGAACTCCTCGGGCGTGTTGCGGGTCAGGTCCGCCAGCGTCGTCATCGACTCGGCCAGCTGGTCGGTGTCGATGTCCGCCGAGGTCTCGGCGAGACCCTCGAAGGCCTCCACCACGTCGTACGGGGAGCTGGTCCGCTCGACGGGGATCTCCGACCCCTCGTTCATCTGGCCGTCGCCCGCGGGCTGCAGCGCGAGGAACATCGCCCCGAGCAGCGTCTTGACCTTGATCGCGGCGGCGGACTCCTGGCCGAAGTCCACGTCGTCCTCGACCCGGAAGCGGACCCGGACGTGGTCACCGGCCAGGGCGACCTCCTCGACCTTGCCCACCCGGACGCCGGCGACCCGGACCTCGTCGTTGGCCTTGAGGCCACCGGCCTCGCTGAAGCTCGCGTAGTAGACGTCGCCACCGCCGATGACCGGCAGCGAGGACGCCTTGAAGGAGACGAGGATCAACCCGGCGATGACGGCGAGGCTGATCGCCCCGACCACCACCGGGTTGCGCTCGCGGAACGGCACGCTCATGTCCGGGGTCCCCTCGGAGTCGTGCGCGGAGGGAGCGCAGCGAGTGGAAAGTGCGACTTCGTGGGGTGGTTCATCCGAGATCACACCTGTCTGCCACCTTGGTTCCGGGGAGGGGGTACCTGACGCCGAGGTTCTGGCCACCCGGCAGCCGGACGTTGCCCTTGAACTCGCAGAGGTAGAAGTTGAACCACGAGCCGTAGATCGCCGTCCGGCCCACCTTGGTCAGCTTGATCGGCAGCACCTGCAGCGCCCGGTCGAGCTCGGCCCGGTTGCGGTCCACGTTGCCCGCGAAGCGGCGCAGCTGCTCGATGTCCTCGACGAAGG
This genomic interval from Nocardioides euryhalodurans contains the following:
- a CDS encoding MCE family protein; translation: MTGFPRWASALAATVTGAVVLSSCSLSVNELPLPGGTDTGDDPITITAEFVDVLDLVPQSTVKVNDVSVGKITDIMLRGETAVVTMELPRDTDLPDNTVAEIRQTSLLGEKFVSLSPPQTGASGELGTGDVIELADTGRNPEVEEVLGALSLLLNGGGVAQLKTISSELNLALEGREDSAKSVFRQVEELMGQLDEGKADIVRAIEGLNRLSISVSDQIGTIDAALEELPSALRTIDRQRGDLVRMLQAVNRLGDVGVRVIRASKDSTIESVRQLVPVLTKFADSGDSFVKAFNVFLTYPFVDEVVGRDPQVARNLHMGDYTNLSVTLDVDVQGGGDGGGGVVPPLDPPDILDPGQTLDLVTRCLRSGDLSSRPCRKVLRRPQQLLNLQEECAKRRNRDKDVCRELQALPNLGDLLPGGGGGGGGGGAGGGGGGGILDDIIGGGLPRPAFGGAGDGGSQGPTMGELMEVYDPDLVSLLVPGMVVR
- a CDS encoding MCE family protein, which translates into the protein MVKRLIVPGVVLALLAAAAVVMFGNEERRTLTAHFPRTISLYEGSDVRVLGVPVGTVDSVTPSGTDVVVTISYDPEVKVPADAQAVIVSPSIVGDRYVQLTPAYDGGEVLPDGATMQTEQTAVPLELDEIYENLDELNVALGPTGANRNGALSDLLEVTAENFGGEGEQFNQTIRDFSDFSQTLSDNREEFFGSARALQGFISTLAENDQTVRDFNQSIADVSTVLEGEKEELAASLRNLSTALGEVSTFVRDNRAILGRNIEGLNRVSKVLVKQRDALDEILSAAPVALNNLALTYNPQAGTLDTRSNLEQTPGQIAADPATFLCGFVSQADTSGEACDLIQEALPEPSRVPLGQGPNPAWQDRFDQSLGGLVEVGR
- a CDS encoding MCE family protein, with protein sequence MSVPFRERNPVVVGAISLAVIAGLILVSFKASSLPVIGGGDVYYASFSEAGGLKANDEVRVAGVRVGKVEEVALAGDHVRVRFRVEDDVDFGQESAAAIKVKTLLGAMFLALQPAGDGQMNEGSEIPVERTSSPYDVVEAFEGLAETSADIDTDQLAESMTTLADLTRNTPEEFRAALDGVSALSANVADKNEQINTLLQNLEKVSTVLDERDEDIIALMRDADVLFRALVRRREAIHDLLVSTSTLSRELTTLVRQSREDLKPALTHLENVVRVLNKNEDNIDNSLRLMAPFYRVFANTLGTGPWFDTYIQNMPPVPQVGR